The Actinomycetota bacterium genome contains a region encoding:
- a CDS encoding CDP-alcohol phosphatidyltransferase family protein gives MERTWSVNEGLRRFSSAVFHPLGWVLGRVFSPNLITTLSVVAAGFSGYYFAVGRFVLGAWLLFLAGLLDIWDGQVAKLTGRVSTFGSFYDSTADRAADFFFSLGALYYFAHREIYDIAFMVGAYMVLSSLISYVKARAEGLDIACNVGLLARPLRLLFFGLALFVYGLTSNPWVFRGPLYVVLALAVETLAHRVAVVYAGAREKDASGEGL, from the coding sequence TTGGAGAGGACCTGGAGCGTCAACGAGGGCCTGAGGCGCTTTTCCAGCGCCGTGTTCCATCCCCTGGGCTGGGTGCTGGGGCGCGTGTTCTCGCCCAACCTCATCACCACCCTCTCGGTGGTGGCGGCGGGCTTCTCGGGCTATTACTTCGCGGTGGGCCGCTTCGTGCTCGGCGCCTGGCTGCTCTTCCTGGCCGGCCTGCTGGACATCTGGGACGGGCAGGTGGCCAAGCTGACGGGGCGCGTCAGCACCTTCGGCTCCTTCTACGACTCCACCGCCGACCGCGCGGCGGACTTCTTTTTCTCCCTCGGCGCCCTGTATTACTTCGCCCACCGGGAGATCTACGACATCGCCTTCATGGTGGGGGCCTACATGGTGCTCTCCTCCCTGATATCCTACGTCAAGGCGCGGGCCGAAGGGTTGGACATCGCCTGCAACGTGGGCCTGCTCGCACGTCCCCTGCGCCTGCTCTTCTTCGGGCTGGCCCTGTTCGTGTACGGCCTGACCTCGAACCCCTGGGTCTTCAGGGGGCCCCTCTACGTCGTGCTGGCCTTGGCGGTGGAGACCCTGGCCCATCGCGTGGCGGTGGTCTATGCGGGGGCGCGCGAGAAGGACGCCTCCGGGGAAGGGCTCTGA
- a CDS encoding cupin domain-containing protein, translating into MDRFVVHQDNLEWVPADFPRAQMKVLYMDPRGGGQIMLIRFEPHCEMPGHSHISSDEAAYILEGELRQRLEGGEEEVYRAGHFAFFPAGAAHGPFLTGDESCTIISVFYGPLT; encoded by the coding sequence ATGGACAGGTTCGTGGTGCACCAGGACAACCTGGAGTGGGTTCCGGCGGATTTCCCCCGGGCACAGATGAAGGTGCTGTACATGGACCCCCGGGGCGGCGGACAGATCATGCTCATCCGCTTCGAGCCCCACTGCGAGATGCCGGGACATTCCCATATCTCCTCCGACGAGGCGGCCTACATCCTCGAGGGTGAGCTGAGGCAGAGGCTGGAGGGCGGCGAGGAGGAGGTCTACCGCGCGGGCCACTTCGCCTTCTTCCCGGCGGGAGCGGCCCACGGGCCTTTTCTCACCGGCGACGAGAGCTGTACCATCATCAGCGTCTTCTACGGTCCGCTGACCTGA
- the ispG gene encoding flavodoxin-dependent (E)-4-hydroxy-3-methylbut-2-enyl-diphosphate synthase, producing the protein MRRLTRRVMIGDVPVGGGAPVSVQSMTNTPTEDARATLEQISRLAEAGCDIVRVAVPNLRKDHLLRRALRSLREIVEGSPIPVVADVHFDHTLALAALEAGVHGLRINPGNIGGPEKVREVAEAAGERGVPIRVGVNAGSLRRDLLERYGHPTAEALVESALEEIRVLEGCGFYDIKVSVKASSVPLTVEAYRLLSREVDYPLHVGVSEAGPPWTGTVRSAVGIGTLLAEGIGDTIRVSLAGDPLREVQAGVAILRALEMRREGVEVVACPTCARTRIDVAGIAAELEERLAGCRAPLRVAVMGCAVNGPGEAREADLGVAGGRNRGLLFRRGEPVGWYAKEELLAVLLAEVEKMEREYLTDKEGEEEGR; encoded by the coding sequence GTGCGCAGACTTACCCGCCGCGTGATGATCGGGGACGTCCCCGTGGGAGGGGGCGCCCCGGTGAGCGTGCAGTCCATGACCAACACCCCCACCGAGGACGCCCGTGCCACCCTGGAGCAGATCTCTCGCCTGGCGGAGGCGGGCTGCGACATCGTGCGGGTGGCGGTGCCCAACCTGCGGAAGGATCACCTGCTGCGGCGTGCCCTGCGCTCGCTGCGGGAGATCGTGGAGGGCTCGCCCATCCCCGTGGTCGCCGACGTGCATTTCGACCACACCCTGGCCCTCGCGGCCTTGGAGGCGGGGGTGCACGGGCTGCGCATCAATCCCGGGAACATCGGGGGTCCCGAGAAGGTGCGGGAGGTGGCGGAGGCGGCGGGAGAGCGCGGGGTCCCCATAAGGGTGGGGGTGAACGCGGGCTCGCTGCGCCGCGACCTCCTGGAGAGGTACGGCCACCCCACCGCGGAGGCCCTGGTGGAGAGCGCCCTGGAGGAGATAAGGGTCCTCGAGGGATGCGGTTTTTATGATATAAAGGTCTCCGTGAAGGCGTCCTCGGTGCCCCTGACCGTGGAGGCCTACCGCCTGCTGTCCCGTGAGGTGGATTACCCCCTGCACGTGGGGGTGAGCGAGGCGGGGCCGCCCTGGACGGGGACGGTGCGCTCCGCGGTGGGCATCGGGACCCTGCTCGCGGAGGGCATCGGGGACACCATCCGCGTATCCCTGGCCGGGGACCCCCTCCGGGAGGTTCAGGCGGGGGTGGCCATACTCAGAGCCCTGGAGATGAGGCGCGAGGGCGTGGAGGTGGTGGCCTGTCCCACCTGCGCCCGCACCCGCATCGACGTTGCGGGCATCGCCGCGGAGTTGGAGGAGCGGCTGGCGGGTTGCCGGGCGCCACTGCGGGTGGCGGTGATGGGTTGCGCGGTGAACGGACCCGGGGAGGCCAGGGAGGCCGACCTGGGGGTGGCGGGCGGCAGGAACAGGGGCCTGCTCTTCCGCAGGGGAGAGCCGGTGGGGTGGTACGCGAAGGAGGAGCTCCTGGCGGTGCTCCTCGCCGAGGTAGAGAAGATGGAAAGGGAATATCTGACAGATAAGGAAGGGGAAGAAGAAGGAAGATGA
- a CDS encoding proline--tRNA ligase, which produces MRQSRAFIPTLKESPADAETASHRLLLRAGFLRRVAAGIYEFLPLGTRVVQKISRVVREEMNRAGAQEVILPIMQPRELWEESGRWAKYGPEMMRLKDRAERDFGLGPTHEEVITDLVRNNVSSWRDLPLNLYQIGTKFRDEIRPRFGLLRGREFIMKDAYSFDRDEEGMRRSYREMYDAYARVFTRCGCAWRAVEAATGLIGGDVSHEFMVPAAVGEDLIAYCEKCEYAANLELAEYRRPSPPRGEGRPPSRVHTPERRTIEEVSAFLGMEAARFVKCLMFLVEDRPVAVLVPGDREASETKLGRVLGTDEFRLFNEEDWKRFPEYLQGFVGPVGLGAVEVIADEALRGAGGLACGANQADYHLVEVEEGRDFAPGRFADVTSAREGDACPRCGGTLHVEAGIEVGQVFQLGLKYSEAMRCTYDDERGQTRPMYMGCYGIGITRLMAAVIEQHHDERGMIWPLEIAPAALHIIPLDYQREARRAAAEELYRRCRERGWEVLLDDREESAGVKFADADLIGIPYRAVIGRTFDAEGLVELQERATGEKTLLGSEELLSHLEHTMGSAPDMGQNQEEP; this is translated from the coding sequence ATGAGGCAGTCCAGGGCGTTCATCCCCACCCTCAAGGAGAGCCCCGCCGACGCGGAGACAGCCAGCCACCGCCTGTTGCTGCGCGCCGGGTTCCTGCGCAGGGTGGCGGCGGGCATCTACGAGTTCCTGCCCCTGGGGACGCGGGTGGTGCAGAAGATATCGCGGGTGGTGAGGGAGGAGATGAACCGCGCGGGGGCGCAGGAGGTCATCCTCCCCATCATGCAGCCCCGGGAACTGTGGGAGGAGAGCGGGCGCTGGGCGAAATACGGACCGGAGATGATGCGCCTCAAGGACCGCGCGGAGCGGGATTTCGGCCTCGGCCCCACCCACGAGGAGGTCATCACCGACCTGGTGCGCAACAACGTGTCCTCGTGGCGGGACCTGCCCCTGAACCTCTACCAGATCGGCACCAAGTTCCGCGACGAGATCCGGCCCCGCTTCGGGCTGCTGCGCGGCCGGGAATTCATCATGAAGGACGCCTACAGCTTCGACCGTGACGAAGAGGGAATGCGGCGCTCGTACCGGGAGATGTACGACGCCTACGCGCGGGTGTTCACCCGCTGCGGGTGCGCCTGGCGTGCGGTGGAGGCAGCCACCGGGCTCATCGGCGGAGACGTTTCCCACGAGTTCATGGTGCCGGCGGCGGTGGGGGAGGACCTCATCGCCTATTGCGAGAAATGCGAGTACGCGGCCAACCTGGAGCTGGCGGAGTACCGGCGCCCCTCGCCGCCGCGCGGAGAGGGGAGACCCCCGAGCCGCGTGCATACCCCCGAAAGGCGCACCATCGAGGAGGTGAGCGCCTTCCTGGGCATGGAGGCGGCCCGTTTCGTGAAATGCCTGATGTTCCTGGTGGAGGACAGGCCGGTGGCGGTGCTGGTGCCGGGGGACCGCGAGGCCAGCGAGACCAAGCTGGGGCGCGTCCTGGGCACCGACGAGTTCCGCCTCTTCAACGAGGAGGACTGGAAGAGGTTTCCGGAATACCTGCAGGGGTTCGTGGGGCCCGTGGGACTGGGGGCGGTGGAGGTCATCGCGGACGAGGCCCTGAGGGGCGCGGGCGGGCTGGCCTGCGGGGCCAACCAGGCCGACTACCACCTGGTGGAGGTGGAGGAGGGAAGGGATTTCGCCCCCGGCCGTTTCGCCGACGTGACCTCCGCAAGGGAGGGGGATGCCTGCCCGCGGTGCGGCGGAACCCTGCACGTGGAGGCGGGGATCGAGGTGGGACAGGTCTTCCAGCTCGGCCTCAAGTACTCCGAGGCCATGCGCTGCACCTACGACGACGAGCGCGGGCAGACCAGGCCCATGTACATGGGGTGCTACGGCATCGGCATCACCCGGCTCATGGCCGCGGTCATCGAGCAGCACCACGACGAGCGCGGCATGATCTGGCCCCTGGAGATCGCCCCCGCCGCCCTGCACATCATCCCCCTCGACTACCAGCGGGAGGCGAGGCGCGCCGCCGCCGAGGAGTTGTACCGGCGCTGCCGGGAGAGGGGCTGGGAGGTGCTGCTTGACGACCGCGAGGAGAGCGCGGGGGTGAAGTTCGCCGACGCCGACCTCATCGGCATCCCCTACCGCGCGGTCATCGGCAGGACCTTCGACGCCGAGGGACTGGTGGAGCTGCAGGAAAGGGCGACGGGAGAGAAGACCCTGCTGGGAAGCGAGGAACTCCTCTCCCACCTCGAACATACCATGGGGTCAGCCCCGGACATGGGACAAAACCAAGAGGAACCATAG